One Pseudodesulfovibrio sp. JC047 genomic window carries:
- the fliR gene encoding flagellar biosynthetic protein FliR yields the protein MAIFGFNPSDMLSLLLTFFRLSVVLFLLPFFGGNSIPKTIKAALVIVLTLAVWPQLSFPGSLMPTGWNIVIMFIGELILGLVLGLIVNFLFAAVQLGGQIIGFQMGFAMVNVVDPITGTSNAVSAHFLYMCTMLTFLVLNGHLYLLQAVGMSFEHIPPGGLLLNAHLANSIFEFSNLMFTLAIKIAAPVMASLFLVDLSLALISRVAPQMHVLILGFPIKITVGFFFLGFIFTLMSAYVGDFLQTLTTMYETVMKYGLVGN from the coding sequence ATGGCTATTTTCGGATTCAACCCGAGCGACATGCTCAGTCTCCTTTTGACGTTTTTCCGTCTGAGCGTCGTCCTTTTTCTTTTGCCTTTTTTTGGCGGGAATTCCATTCCGAAAACAATCAAGGCTGCGCTGGTTATTGTCCTGACACTGGCAGTCTGGCCGCAACTTTCCTTTCCCGGATCGCTGATGCCGACGGGGTGGAATATCGTTATCATGTTCATCGGCGAACTGATCCTGGGACTGGTCCTCGGTTTGATCGTCAATTTTTTGTTCGCTGCCGTCCAACTCGGCGGACAAATCATCGGTTTCCAAATGGGATTTGCCATGGTCAATGTTGTGGACCCAATCACTGGCACAAGTAACGCCGTTTCTGCCCATTTTCTCTACATGTGCACCATGCTGACATTTCTGGTCCTCAATGGGCACCTGTACCTGCTGCAAGCCGTAGGCATGAGTTTCGAACACATTCCCCCGGGCGGACTCCTACTCAACGCACATCTGGCCAACAGCATTTTCGAATTTTCCAACCTGATGTTCACCCTGGCGATCAAAATCGCTGCTCCGGTCATGGCTTCGCTCTTTCTGGTTGATCTTTCGTTGGCACTCATCTCACGAGTCGCCCCGCAAATGCATGTACTTATCCTCGGTTTTCCCATTAAAATCACTGTGGGATTTTTCTTTCTCGGGTTTATCTTCACCCTCATGTCCGCCTATGTCGGCGATTTCCTGCAAACACTGACCACCATGTATGAAACCGTCATGAAATATGGATTGGTCGGGAACTAA
- the flhB gene encoding flagellar biosynthesis protein FlhB yields MIGQDDPSKTEKASEKRREKQREDGNVAKGQEISKVMVLLAGVIAMRVMINFYHSEFIEIYRWTFTEAIYWDVDKNSAYTLFTWGIHRMAILAMPILLFVAFMAWLTGRLQVGSLWTMKPMTPKFAKMFNLVNGLKKMFLSPETVINLGKSILQAVAVGIAPYIVIKQELPNLLPLFHASTYGVIVFILSAGYKMTCYALIPMLIIAIADLVYQRWNYEEQIKMSKDEVQDERKQMEGDPKVKMQQRNKMMEMMTSRMFQDIPKADVVITNPTHYAVALQYDPLVAPAPLVLAKGMNKVAERIKEVARENNIPLQQNVPLAQALYKQVEIGETIPEELFQAVAAILAKLERFKNR; encoded by the coding sequence ATGATAGGCCAAGACGATCCAAGTAAAACCGAAAAAGCCTCTGAAAAACGGCGAGAAAAGCAACGCGAAGACGGCAACGTCGCCAAAGGGCAGGAAATCAGCAAAGTCATGGTTTTGCTCGCTGGCGTTATTGCCATGCGGGTCATGATAAACTTTTATCATTCTGAATTTATTGAAATTTATAGATGGACATTTACTGAAGCCATTTATTGGGATGTGGACAAGAACTCCGCATATACCCTGTTCACCTGGGGTATTCATCGAATGGCGATTCTGGCCATGCCCATTCTCCTGTTTGTGGCTTTCATGGCATGGCTCACCGGACGGCTGCAAGTCGGTTCTCTGTGGACAATGAAACCAATGACGCCCAAATTTGCCAAGATGTTCAACCTGGTAAATGGTCTCAAAAAAATGTTTCTCAGTCCGGAAACAGTCATCAATCTCGGGAAAAGCATTCTCCAGGCCGTGGCTGTCGGCATCGCCCCGTACATTGTCATAAAACAGGAATTGCCCAACCTGCTTCCGCTATTCCATGCGAGCACCTATGGGGTTATTGTCTTCATCCTGTCCGCCGGATACAAAATGACCTGCTATGCGCTCATCCCCATGCTCATCATTGCAATAGCAGACCTCGTCTACCAACGGTGGAACTACGAAGAACAAATCAAGATGTCGAAGGATGAAGTGCAAGACGAACGGAAACAAATGGAAGGTGACCCGAAAGTCAAAATGCAACAACGTAATAAAATGATGGAAATGATGACGTCGCGGATGTTTCAGGATATCCCCAAGGCGGACGTGGTCATTACCAACCCCACACATTATGCCGTTGCCTTGCAATATGATCCATTGGTCGCTCCCGCGCCGTTGGTTCTGGCCAAGGGCATGAACAAGGTCGCTGAACGCATCAAGGAAGTCGCTCGAGAAAACAACATTCCTCTCCAACAAAACGTCCCCTTGGCACAGGCTTTGTATAAACAGGTAGAGATCGGGGAAACAATCCCGGAGGAACTGTTTCAAGCTGTGGCCGCGATTCTGGCAAAACTGGAAAGATTCAAGAATCGGTAG
- a CDS encoding DUF4340 domain-containing protein: protein MPDLKRRVFFAVIVLVIGVAGGAYWYTSMRSTTASVSQWLSRSLDQVDSIHVQTPGETYILKAVDDGWEIHVPGGSWNIKARALTGRVLAYESLLVDLDPRRSIGDLDSVGDQYGLDAPDLKVLLSFGEKGGEPLTIRLTSGASGVVYGWNSENPALVYEFDTQFFQELLQPAVNFFDTRVFAFEEQAIHRIQLVQPFGSSWLVELSKQGYTFSLPGYLKGKSASDSKIKLYIHALALLRAGTLILDPVVAEKQMAALTIRLWNSQSETPHSVEFYTIKDDPKHYLGRSSWLTVPFLLDVNSVSQLVRSAFDVQGRSVFSLEIGDVATMVIDHGKKRYVVERNDTGWHVRGREKNIPGIDMSLWRFTELQFEALPLNNLSASAVKLMQCQLFDEGGQVLNAMTFYADPKLPQGQCWIQNGDGMYYPVSGRLLKDLQGMFPAGHVK, encoded by the coding sequence ATGCCTGATTTGAAACGACGGGTGTTTTTCGCAGTCATAGTGCTTGTGATCGGCGTGGCGGGCGGCGCATACTGGTATACATCCATGAGAAGTACCACGGCGTCTGTTTCTCAATGGTTGTCCCGGTCCCTTGACCAGGTTGACTCGATTCATGTGCAGACACCAGGCGAAACGTATATTCTGAAAGCCGTTGATGACGGCTGGGAGATACATGTTCCTGGGGGGTCCTGGAATATCAAGGCTCGGGCGTTGACCGGGCGTGTGTTGGCATACGAATCCCTGCTTGTCGATCTGGATCCCCGTCGATCCATTGGTGATCTTGACTCGGTCGGAGACCAATACGGGCTTGATGCCCCTGATTTGAAGGTTCTTCTTTCGTTCGGGGAAAAGGGCGGAGAGCCGTTGACAATTCGATTGACGTCAGGCGCGTCCGGCGTGGTGTACGGATGGAATTCGGAAAATCCGGCGTTGGTCTACGAATTTGATACCCAATTTTTTCAGGAATTGTTGCAGCCGGCGGTCAATTTTTTCGATACCCGGGTTTTTGCCTTTGAAGAACAGGCTATTCATCGTATTCAGTTAGTGCAGCCTTTCGGGTCCAGTTGGTTGGTCGAACTGTCCAAGCAGGGGTATACGTTTTCGCTGCCCGGATACCTCAAGGGCAAGAGCGCGTCCGATTCAAAAATCAAATTGTATATACACGCCTTGGCCCTGCTTCGGGCCGGCACGTTGATTCTTGATCCTGTGGTGGCGGAAAAGCAGATGGCGGCATTGACCATTCGCTTGTGGAATTCTCAAAGTGAAACACCACATTCTGTGGAATTTTATACTATTAAGGACGATCCAAAACACTATTTGGGACGGTCGTCCTGGCTGACAGTGCCGTTTTTGCTCGACGTCAACAGTGTCAGCCAATTGGTTCGTAGTGCATTTGATGTTCAGGGCAGAAGCGTTTTTTCTTTGGAAATAGGTGATGTCGCCACGATGGTTATTGACCATGGGAAAAAACGGTATGTGGTTGAGCGTAATGACACCGGGTGGCATGTGCGAGGTCGGGAAAAAAACATCCCCGGCATTGACATGTCGCTCTGGCGATTTACTGAATTACAGTTCGAGGCATTGCCGTTGAACAACCTGTCGGCATCGGCTGTGAAGTTGATGCAGTGTCAGCTTTTTGATGAAGGCGGGCAGGTGCTGAACGCAATGACGTTTTATGCTGATCCGAAACTCCCGCAGGGACAGTGCTGGATACAGAATGGTGATGGGATGTATTATCCTGTTTCCGGGCGATTGCTCAAAGATCTGCAAGGCATGTTCCCGGCCGGTCATGTGAAATAA
- a CDS encoding tRNA 2-thiocytidine biosynthesis TtcA family protein, producing the protein MASWGKLTFAQKKCVSATGKLMQKTEMTTAGARIGLAISGGVDSFLMLKVMLIRQAIMPFPVELMVLHINPGFDPTSHTPLVDWCATNGVPAHIELTDFGPRAHSDENRKNSPCFYCSMHRRKRLFELCRDYNLSHLAFGHNADDNVVTFFMNIAQNGRVAGLSANEPFFDGTLRVIRPTMLLDKKTVIKAAKQWKLPIWENICPSNGETQRDEIHDWLRTLWRNDKRIKNNIFNAITRQQVDLTSKKV; encoded by the coding sequence ATGGCTTCATGGGGTAAACTCACCTTTGCGCAAAAAAAATGTGTTTCCGCCACCGGCAAACTCATGCAGAAAACCGAAATGACAACAGCGGGCGCCCGAATCGGTCTTGCCATTTCCGGCGGCGTTGACAGTTTTCTCATGCTCAAGGTCATGCTCATCCGGCAGGCGATCATGCCCTTTCCGGTAGAATTGATGGTTCTCCATATCAACCCTGGCTTCGATCCGACCTCGCATACGCCGCTCGTGGACTGGTGCGCCACCAATGGCGTTCCCGCCCATATCGAACTGACCGACTTTGGCCCACGCGCTCATTCCGATGAAAATAGAAAGAACTCGCCATGTTTCTATTGTAGTATGCATCGAAGAAAACGGCTTTTCGAACTGTGCAGAGATTACAACCTGTCGCACCTCGCCTTTGGCCATAACGCCGATGATAATGTGGTGACCTTTTTCATGAATATCGCCCAAAATGGACGCGTTGCCGGACTTTCGGCCAACGAACCTTTTTTTGACGGGACATTGAGAGTCATCAGACCGACCATGCTGCTCGACAAAAAAACCGTTATCAAGGCGGCAAAACAATGGAAACTTCCAATATGGGAAAATATCTGCCCATCAAATGGCGAGACCCAAAGAGATGAAATACACGATTGGCTTCGCACGCTCTGGCGCAATGATAAAAGAATAAAAAACAATATCTTCAATGCCATAACTCGCCAACAGGTTGACTTGACAAGTAAAAAAGTCTAG
- the rpoZ gene encoding DNA-directed RNA polymerase subunit omega: MARITVEDCLEKVGNRFLITQMGIKRVKQYREGYKPLVESRNKEVVSSLREIAAGKVVPDGYIPEANIDDSSEDF; encoded by the coding sequence ATGGCACGTATTACTGTTGAAGATTGTTTGGAAAAAGTGGGCAATCGTTTTCTCATTACCCAGATGGGGATCAAAAGAGTCAAGCAGTACCGCGAAGGGTACAAGCCTCTGGTGGAATCTCGTAATAAGGAAGTGGTCAGTTCTTTACGTGAAATCGCAGCGGGCAAGGTCGTTCCTGACGGATATATTCCCGAAGCGAATATTGATGATTCATCTGAGGATTTTTAA
- the flhA gene encoding flagellar biosynthesis protein FlhA has translation MAQPSDKTVIPQINYAKFSKQGDILLAGGVVTILFVMLIPLPTPFIDFMLSISISLGLVILVTSMFMTSPLEFSIFPSLLLVTTLLRLALNVATTRAILLHGDEGTSAAGSVIQSFGEFVVGGNYLVGIVIFMILFILNKTVIVTGTTRIAEVAARFTLDAMPGKQMAIEADLNAGLIDEEEATQRRDKMRREADFYGAMDGAGKFVSGDVTAGLMITCINIIGGILIGIIQKDMQWMQAAQTYTLLTIGDGLVSTIPSLIISTSAGIIVSRAAAEAKMGEEFIGQLSFHHRALKLVSCILVIFGIVPGMPTLPFLTLAVITYTVGHLSSKQQQEMGGGIEEITPKNTPTLDTPEEVQALLPLDQLELEVGYGLIPLVDEEQNGNLLSRIRSIRRQFALDMGVVVPSLHLRDNLQLKPGEYRVLIKGNPVASAELLIDHYLAMDPGDAKQRIEGVETVEPAFNLPAVWIPEAQKEEAMLAGYTVVDPSTVIATHLTEVFRRNLHEFLGRQETQELLDNLSKRAPKAVESLVPAVLTIGGVQKVLQALVQENVSIRDLLTIVETLADYGTATQDPVQLTEYVRAKMGRTIVKPYMGEDGALPIITMSPQVDEILHNAMRPAEQGGYLALEPGVAQQLIQAINKSTEDAMVADGQPILLVTPQLRSQLAQLLTRFIPTLPVVSQAEIPADVKIQSAATVEI, from the coding sequence ATGGCTCAGCCTTCCGATAAAACAGTAATTCCACAAATCAATTACGCCAAATTCTCCAAACAGGGAGATATCTTGCTGGCCGGCGGCGTTGTCACCATCCTTTTTGTGATGCTGATTCCCCTGCCGACACCGTTCATTGACTTCATGCTTTCCATTTCCATTTCTCTTGGGCTGGTTATTTTGGTGACCTCCATGTTCATGACCTCCCCGCTTGAATTTTCCATTTTCCCTTCACTCCTTTTGGTGACCACCTTACTTCGGCTGGCACTAAACGTGGCCACAACCCGAGCCATCCTGTTACACGGCGACGAGGGAACGTCCGCAGCGGGGTCGGTCATTCAAAGTTTCGGAGAATTTGTCGTTGGCGGTAACTATTTGGTTGGTATCGTTATTTTCATGATTTTGTTTATTCTCAACAAAACAGTCATTGTCACTGGTACCACTCGTATTGCCGAAGTCGCCGCCCGTTTTACCCTGGACGCCATGCCAGGAAAACAAATGGCGATTGAGGCGGATCTCAATGCCGGACTGATCGATGAAGAAGAGGCCACACAACGTCGCGACAAGATGCGCCGCGAAGCCGATTTCTACGGAGCCATGGACGGTGCCGGGAAATTCGTTTCAGGAGACGTTACCGCCGGTCTCATGATTACCTGCATCAACATTATCGGCGGCATCCTCATCGGCATCATTCAAAAAGACATGCAATGGATGCAGGCAGCCCAGACATACACCTTGTTGACCATCGGTGATGGGCTCGTATCCACGATTCCATCCCTCATCATTTCCACCTCGGCCGGTATCATTGTTTCCCGCGCGGCAGCCGAAGCCAAAATGGGTGAAGAATTCATCGGCCAGTTGTCATTCCATCACCGCGCGCTCAAACTGGTCTCATGTATTCTGGTCATATTTGGCATTGTTCCGGGAATGCCCACTCTGCCATTCCTGACCCTGGCCGTCATTACCTACACCGTCGGACATCTCTCTTCGAAACAACAACAAGAAATGGGCGGTGGTATTGAAGAAATCACTCCCAAGAACACTCCGACACTCGATACTCCCGAAGAAGTCCAAGCCTTGCTTCCGCTCGACCAATTGGAACTTGAGGTTGGATACGGACTTATTCCCCTGGTCGATGAAGAGCAAAACGGCAATCTGCTTTCACGAATCCGCTCCATTCGCCGGCAATTCGCTCTGGACATGGGCGTGGTCGTTCCCTCATTGCATTTGAGAGATAACCTCCAGCTCAAACCCGGAGAATACCGCGTTCTCATCAAAGGCAACCCCGTTGCCAGTGCCGAACTGCTCATTGACCACTATCTGGCCATGGACCCAGGTGATGCCAAACAACGAATCGAAGGTGTCGAGACCGTTGAACCGGCCTTCAACCTTCCCGCAGTCTGGATTCCAGAAGCCCAAAAAGAAGAGGCCATGCTGGCTGGCTATACTGTGGTTGATCCTTCAACCGTCATCGCCACGCATTTGACCGAAGTCTTCAGGCGCAATCTGCATGAATTCCTCGGACGTCAAGAGACACAGGAACTGCTGGATAACCTGTCGAAACGGGCACCCAAGGCCGTGGAAAGCCTCGTCCCGGCGGTCCTCACCATTGGTGGCGTCCAAAAAGTCCTTCAAGCCCTTGTCCAGGAGAATGTCTCCATTCGCGATCTGCTCACGATAGTTGAAACCCTTGCCGATTACGGCACCGCCACGCAGGACCCAGTTCAATTGACGGAGTACGTCCGGGCCAAGATGGGCCGAACCATCGTCAAGCCCTACATGGGGGAAGACGGAGCACTGCCCATCATTACCATGAGCCCGCAAGTGGACGAAATACTGCATAATGCGATGCGCCCCGCCGAACAAGGAGGATACCTTGCGCTGGAACCGGGTGTCGCACAACAGCTCATCCAGGCTATCAACAAGTCCACAGAGGACGCCATGGTCGCAGATGGCCAACCCATTCTATTGGTCACGCCACAGCTTCGGTCGCAACTGGCCCAGTTACTCACCAGATTCATTCCGACACTCCCTGTCGTTTCTCAGGCAGAAATCCCCGCAGATGTCAAAATTCAGTCAGCCGCAACCGTTGAAATCTAG
- a CDS encoding M23 family metallopeptidase, translating into MLFRKYHIVVFKDKQGSCKKFQLRGWLVVTLFFLMVGMATGNVILWNKYAEHTRVEKGLNIAEKTVQEQKTQLLSLSQKIATLQKNLSRIRDFDSKLRVMINLDQGEGQAAAPKGGSTNEDFSKGYLPLYRQELLARKMHEFLRQLNVEARLEEVHQQEIMHTLRSNKNILEATPSIWPTSGWVTSPFAWRTSPFTGKREFHKGIDISAPRGTPIYAPARGSIIFSGRDGSYGLSVQLRHNSSLMTRYAHMYRIAIKKGQEVTRGELIGYVGSTGRSTGPHLHYEVRLNGVPVNPKRYILN; encoded by the coding sequence ATGCTTTTCAGAAAATACCATATAGTTGTCTTCAAAGACAAACAAGGTTCCTGCAAAAAATTTCAGCTTCGTGGCTGGCTTGTCGTTACACTCTTCTTCCTGATGGTCGGAATGGCCACCGGGAATGTTATTTTATGGAATAAGTACGCCGAGCACACCCGAGTTGAAAAAGGCCTGAACATAGCGGAAAAAACCGTTCAGGAACAAAAGACACAGCTCTTGAGTCTTTCGCAGAAAATAGCAACACTTCAAAAAAACCTGAGCCGTATCCGCGACTTTGATTCAAAGCTGCGGGTCATGATCAACTTGGACCAGGGAGAAGGACAAGCCGCCGCCCCTAAGGGAGGATCGACCAACGAAGATTTTTCCAAGGGCTATCTTCCCTTATATCGTCAGGAGCTACTCGCTCGCAAGATGCACGAATTCCTTCGTCAATTGAATGTTGAAGCTCGGCTCGAAGAGGTGCACCAGCAAGAAATCATGCACACCTTGCGCAGCAACAAAAACATTCTGGAAGCGACACCGTCCATTTGGCCAACTTCTGGTTGGGTCACTTCACCCTTTGCGTGGCGGACTTCACCCTTTACGGGCAAACGGGAGTTTCACAAAGGGATTGATATCTCGGCTCCTCGTGGTACCCCGATTTATGCTCCGGCTCGCGGGTCCATCATTTTCTCTGGAAGAGACGGTTCCTACGGACTGAGTGTCCAGTTGCGACACAATTCCAGCCTGATGACGCGGTATGCACATATGTACCGCATTGCCATCAAGAAAGGCCAGGAAGTCACCCGAGGTGAATTAATCGGCTATGTCGGATCAACGGGACGCAGCACCGGTCCCCACCTCCATTACGAGGTCCGTTTGAACGGCGTTCCGGTCAATCCGAAACGGTATATTCTCAACTAA